From one Aquicella siphonis genomic stretch:
- a CDS encoding outer membrane beta-barrel protein, with product MADWKQMAAAAIMSGALLMSGTQSHAAQPGLYLGGQLGWGNVTESGVSRGDMGQMINEALGYGNFTVTNFKGTTDETGFAWRVFGGYQIGYHWAAEIGWTLFPRLPIDAYASGDDHTTGLPYQAGTSGTFKTSAFDLVGKYIYPLPCCFNLYGKLGLAYLTGRSNMSVNVSETGLVATADDSDITNRLYPTGGIGLGYDFRPDISMDLSYTRIQRVGNSHQLGSMDLVLLAMALHFG from the coding sequence ATGGCTGACTGGAAACAAATGGCGGCGGCAGCGATCATGTCGGGCGCCTTGCTCATGTCGGGCACACAGTCTCATGCCGCCCAGCCGGGTTTGTATCTTGGCGGTCAACTGGGCTGGGGCAATGTCACCGAGAGCGGTGTGTCAAGAGGTGACATGGGCCAGATGATCAATGAAGCCCTGGGGTATGGGAACTTTACCGTAACCAACTTCAAGGGGACAACGGATGAAACCGGATTTGCCTGGCGTGTCTTCGGCGGATATCAGATAGGCTATCATTGGGCGGCTGAAATCGGCTGGACCTTGTTCCCGCGCCTACCTATCGATGCTTACGCCTCTGGTGATGACCACACGACAGGTCTTCCCTATCAGGCGGGTACTTCAGGCACATTCAAAACCAGCGCCTTTGATCTGGTCGGAAAATATATCTATCCTTTGCCTTGCTGCTTCAATCTCTATGGAAAGCTGGGTCTTGCTTATCTCACCGGGCGGTCAAACATGTCTGTCAATGTATCTGAAACCGGCCTGGTGGCAACCGCGGATGACAGTGATATCACTAACCGGCTCTATCCCACCGGCGGTATAGGCCTGGGTTATGACTTCAGGCCGGACATATCCATGGATCTTTCTTATACGCGTATCCAGCGAGTGGGTAACTCGCACCAACTGGGCAGCATGGATCTGGTCTTGCTTGCCATGGCGCTGCATTTCGGCTGA
- a CDS encoding outer membrane beta-barrel protein, producing the protein MLTKKIMLGVAALGLSSLVTANAFAAAPGFYVGGQLGYGNVHQSDISRTDMNDLIGSAVGNNKFTVNSFNNSGKDTGLAGRLFAGYQVNSNWAGELGWSKFSTMNTKASATATDNNPGGSTVTANARGNIKTDAVDLVAKGIYPLQNNVSVYGKVGAAYIMSRAHASASASEAGVTVSGSGSKNSHKIFPTVGVGASYDFTSNVAADLSYNRIQKVGSSSNIGSTDLVSVGLTYYIG; encoded by the coding sequence ATGTTAACTAAAAAAATAATGTTAGGAGTAGCTGCACTGGGTCTTTCAAGTTTGGTCACAGCGAATGCTTTCGCTGCCGCACCAGGATTTTATGTCGGTGGTCAATTAGGTTATGGCAACGTCCATCAATCTGATATTTCCCGCACGGACATGAACGATTTAATCGGCTCTGCAGTGGGCAACAATAAATTTACAGTCAATTCTTTCAACAACAGCGGCAAAGACACGGGACTTGCCGGACGTCTGTTCGCAGGTTATCAGGTGAATTCCAACTGGGCGGGTGAATTGGGCTGGAGCAAGTTCAGCACCATGAACACCAAGGCTTCCGCCACTGCCACCGATAACAATCCTGGTGGTTCAACCGTGACCGCAAACGCTCGCGGCAATATCAAGACCGATGCTGTGGATCTGGTTGCCAAGGGCATTTATCCGCTGCAAAACAATGTCAGCGTATACGGTAAAGTCGGTGCTGCGTACATCATGAGCCGTGCGCACGCTTCTGCTTCTGCCTCCGAAGCCGGCGTGACCGTTTCCGGCAGCGGCAGCAAAAATTCGCACAAGATTTTCCCGACCGTTGGTGTGGGCGCAAGCTATGATTTCACCAGCAACGTGGCGGCGGATTTGTCTTACAACCGTATCCAGAAAGTCGGCAGCTCAAGCAACATCGGCAGCACCGACCTGGTCAGCGTTGGTTTGACCTACTACATTGGCTAA
- the potA gene encoding spermidine/putrescine ABC transporter ATP-binding protein PotA, translated as MVVAKNVVELRGIYKSIHDHEILHDINLEVQEGEFLTLLGPSGCGKTTLLRLISGFEEPTQGNIFIDGKDVSGLPPHQRHVHTVFQSYALFPHMTVFENIAFGLRCQKVPQIEISERVADVLKMVKLERFAERKPSQLSGGQQQRVAIARAAVNRPRVLLLDEPLSSLDYRLRKTMQIELKQLQRTLEITFIFVTHDQEEALSMSDRVVVMQEGYIEQIGTPRQVYEEPSTLKVATFIGEVNIFEGEILSTDGNRQIMVSILDKQRMAKSTRLCLPGEKVHVLIRPEDVRVWNQHEVTDTADMFAGTVEEVIYKGTTVDLIVRLANNKIVAATEFFDEDDDRLEYKMGEQVWVNWTPGWEVILPHET; from the coding sequence ATGGTGGTGGCCAAAAACGTTGTTGAACTGCGAGGTATATACAAGTCAATCCATGATCATGAGATCTTGCATGATATCAACCTCGAAGTACAAGAAGGTGAATTTTTAACTCTGCTAGGACCATCAGGGTGCGGCAAAACCACCCTGCTGCGTCTCATTTCCGGTTTCGAAGAACCTACGCAAGGCAACATATTCATAGACGGCAAAGATGTAAGCGGACTGCCGCCGCATCAGCGTCATGTCCACACCGTTTTTCAAAGCTACGCCCTCTTCCCGCACATGACTGTTTTTGAAAACATCGCCTTCGGCTTGCGCTGCCAGAAAGTGCCGCAAATTGAAATCAGTGAACGCGTCGCAGACGTGTTAAAGATGGTGAAACTCGAACGTTTCGCGGAGAGAAAGCCCAGCCAGTTAAGCGGCGGCCAGCAGCAGCGGGTTGCCATCGCGCGCGCCGCGGTCAACCGCCCGCGCGTTCTCCTGCTGGATGAACCCCTGTCTTCTCTCGATTACCGGCTGCGAAAAACCATGCAGATAGAACTCAAGCAGCTGCAGCGCACGCTGGAAATCACATTCATCTTCGTCACGCACGACCAGGAAGAAGCTCTTTCCATGTCCGACCGTGTTGTGGTGATGCAGGAAGGCTATATCGAACAAATTGGCACCCCGCGCCAGGTCTATGAAGAACCCAGCACATTGAAAGTCGCAACCTTCATAGGTGAAGTCAATATTTTTGAAGGCGAAATTCTCAGCACGGACGGCAACCGGCAAATCATGGTCAGCATTCTTGACAAACAGCGCATGGCTAAAAGCACGCGTCTGTGCCTGCCGGGTGAAAAAGTGCATGTGCTCATACGTCCTGAAGATGTGCGTGTCTGGAATCAGCATGAAGTGACCGATACCGCAGACATGTTTGCAGGCACCGTGGAAGAAGTCATTTATAAGGGCACGACGGTCGACCTGATCGTACGGCTCGCCAACAATAAAATTGTCGCCGCCACGGAATTTTTCGATGAAGATGACGACCGGCTGGAGTACAAGATGGGAGAACAAGTCTGGGTAAACTGGACACCGGGGTGGGAGGTCATCTTGCCGCATGAGACATGA
- a CDS encoding ABC transporter permease — protein sequence MRHDDRFKQFSLILVWVWMFLFALLPFCLVIASSFLSHDENNLIELPVTLGNYAQLNNFTYIRIFEKSFIIAGTCTLLCLVIGYPFAYLIARMQSQWKNFLLLLVIIPFWTSSLIRSYALIAIIKAKGILNSLLIALGAIDHPLPILFTNYAVMIGLVYNLLPFMILPIMTNVERLDNRLIDAARDLGANRFTTFRKIIVPLTIPGIISGSILVFLPAMTIFYIPDILGGAKSVLLGNLIQNQFLIAQNWPMGSAFSAVLTLVLATLILVYVWVTRGGKKREWI from the coding sequence ATGAGACATGACGACCGTTTCAAACAGTTTTCCCTGATACTGGTGTGGGTATGGATGTTTCTGTTCGCCCTGCTGCCCTTCTGTCTCGTCATCGCGTCCAGTTTTTTAAGCCATGATGAAAATAATCTCATTGAACTGCCGGTCACACTAGGGAATTATGCACAGTTAAACAACTTCACGTATATACGAATTTTTGAAAAGTCTTTCATCATTGCGGGGACTTGCACATTACTGTGCCTTGTCATTGGCTACCCTTTCGCCTATCTCATCGCACGCATGCAAAGCCAATGGAAAAACTTTCTATTACTGCTGGTCATCATACCCTTCTGGACCAGTTCGCTGATCCGCAGTTACGCGCTCATCGCCATCATTAAAGCCAAGGGCATTCTCAACTCCCTGCTGATCGCCCTGGGCGCCATAGACCATCCTCTCCCCATTCTATTCACTAATTACGCCGTCATGATCGGTCTCGTGTATAACCTCCTGCCATTCATGATCCTGCCCATCATGACCAATGTGGAAAGACTGGATAACCGTCTGATTGACGCGGCGCGTGATCTGGGAGCAAACCGTTTTACCACTTTCCGGAAAATCATTGTTCCCCTGACCATCCCCGGCATCATCTCGGGTTCCATTTTGGTGTTTCTGCCTGCGATGACCATCTTTTATATCCCTGATATTCTGGGCGGAGCAAAATCCGTCCTGCTCGGCAACCTGATCCAGAACCAGTTTCTCATCGCCCAGAACTGGCCAATGGGATCAGCCTTCAGCGCCGTGCTCACACTGGTACTCGCGACACTCATCCTGGTTTATGTCTGGGTAACCCGCGGCGGCAAAAAACGGGAGTGGATATGA
- the potC gene encoding spermidine/putrescine ABC transporter permease PotC produces MNMRPLQQMSYLTLIYLFFYIPIIILIVYSFNDSQYSLLWHGFTWRWYAELFSDSDLWISTWHSFLLGLSSASVATLIGMIAAVSLYRYRFMGRNFLNGLVFILILSPEIVTGASLLILFTFLRLELGFTSLLLAHISFCIPFVIVTAYSRLISFDKNIFEAAKDLGANDLLILRSIILPLLWPALFAGWLLSFTLSLDDVIISYFVAGPEFQILPLQIFSMVRSGIKPEINALCSVLFCVTLTFIVLSQLALRKKA; encoded by the coding sequence ATGAACATGAGGCCGCTGCAGCAAATGTCGTACCTGACGCTCATCTATTTGTTCTTTTATATTCCGATTATTATCCTGATCGTTTATTCATTTAATGATTCGCAATATTCACTCTTATGGCACGGGTTTACCTGGCGATGGTATGCGGAATTGTTTTCCGACAGCGACTTATGGATTTCAACCTGGCACTCGTTTCTGCTGGGATTATCCTCAGCCTCCGTTGCCACTCTGATCGGCATGATCGCCGCCGTCAGTCTGTATCGCTATCGTTTCATGGGTAGAAATTTTTTAAACGGTCTTGTTTTCATCCTCATTCTGTCACCTGAGATTGTGACCGGAGCATCCCTGCTGATACTCTTTACCTTCCTGCGCCTTGAGCTTGGTTTCACGAGTCTGTTACTCGCGCACATCAGCTTTTGCATCCCTTTTGTCATTGTGACCGCGTACAGCCGGCTGATCAGCTTCGACAAAAACATATTTGAAGCGGCCAAGGACCTGGGCGCCAATGATTTGCTCATACTGAGAAGCATTATTTTACCGCTCTTGTGGCCCGCGCTGTTCGCAGGCTGGCTGCTCAGCTTCACACTCTCGCTGGACGATGTGATCATCAGTTATTTCGTTGCCGGTCCGGAATTTCAGATTTTACCGCTGCAAATTTTTTCCATGGTCCGTTCCGGCATCAAGCCGGAAATTAACGCGCTCTGCAGCGTTTTGTTCTGCGTGACCCTGACATTCATTGTTTTATCCCAACTGGCTCTGAGGAAAAAAGCATGA
- a CDS encoding ABC transporter substrate-binding protein, whose translation MRRFLFFILILIIPLAASGKNRVVNIYAWTGEIPDFVVRMFEKETGIKVNISTYENNEIMYAKIRAAKNPGYDLIMPSSYYVDRMSRQGLLQKLDKSRLTNWKNLSPDFLHPAYDPGTEYSVPFIWGITGIFYNSDYFPVNSINKWSDFWDARFYNKLMLLDDTREVFSMALMTLGYSANDKDPAHIKEAFLKLKELMKNVKVFSTDTVVSIIIDEDATVGMAWNGDTYKASLDNKRVKFVFPREGFVIWVDNFAIPVSAPHKDTAYTFINFILRPEIAKEIALYTHFPITNLAGKKMLPENIRNNPVVYPTREIMKQGHFQTDVGDDTLALFEKYWEELKISG comes from the coding sequence ATGAGACGTTTCCTCTTTTTCATCCTGATCCTGATCATCCCGCTGGCCGCGTCAGGAAAAAACAGAGTCGTCAATATCTACGCTTGGACTGGAGAAATACCTGATTTTGTCGTGCGAATGTTTGAAAAGGAAACCGGCATCAAAGTCAATATTTCAACCTATGAAAACAATGAAATCATGTATGCCAAAATCCGCGCCGCCAAAAATCCCGGTTATGACCTGATCATGCCGTCCAGTTACTATGTCGACCGCATGTCCAGACAAGGCCTGCTGCAAAAACTGGACAAATCCCGGCTCACAAACTGGAAAAACCTGAGCCCGGATTTCCTGCATCCCGCTTACGACCCTGGCACGGAATACAGTGTTCCTTTCATCTGGGGCATTACGGGAATTTTTTATAACAGTGACTATTTTCCCGTGAACAGCATCAATAAATGGTCGGATTTCTGGGATGCGCGCTTTTATAACAAACTCATGCTGCTGGACGATACCCGGGAAGTATTTTCCATGGCCTTGATGACATTGGGTTACTCCGCCAATGACAAGGATCCGGCGCACATCAAGGAGGCATTTTTAAAACTGAAAGAATTAATGAAGAATGTAAAGGTTTTTTCAACGGACACGGTTGTATCCATCATTATTGATGAAGACGCCACTGTCGGCATGGCCTGGAACGGCGATACCTACAAAGCCTCGCTGGACAACAAGCGTGTGAAGTTTGTGTTTCCCCGGGAAGGTTTTGTGATCTGGGTGGATAATTTTGCCATTCCTGTTTCCGCGCCTCACAAGGACACAGCCTATACATTCATCAACTTTATTCTGCGCCCCGAAATCGCCAAGGAAATCGCTCTTTATACACACTTCCCCATTACCAATCTCGCGGGAAAAAAAATGCTGCCCGAGAACATACGCAACAACCCGGTCGTCTATCCTACCCGGGAAATCATGAAACAGGGGCACTTCCAGACAGATGTGGGGGATGATACGCTCGCGCTCTTTGAAAAATACTGGGAAGAATTGAAAATCAGCGGCTGA
- a CDS encoding GNAT family N-acetyltransferase: protein MTLRAVYPDGAFGEYVFTADKKRIDLEYLYNLLCIPSRYSTGLPPERFPLVIENSLCFSVFYQGRQIGFSRVISDHSEFASLWDVFIDEPHRGKGVGQALLKYIFEHTRLRGIFRWFLMTEDAHGLYQKFDFKTEIYNPYIMMKVNLS, encoded by the coding sequence ATGACACTTAGAGCGGTTTATCCTGATGGCGCGTTTGGTGAGTATGTTTTTACAGCGGACAAAAAGCGCATAGATCTCGAATATCTTTATAACCTCTTATGCATCCCGTCGCGGTATTCTACCGGCCTCCCGCCGGAGCGGTTTCCCCTGGTGATTGAAAACTCACTCTGTTTTTCTGTTTTCTACCAAGGCAGGCAAATAGGATTTTCACGTGTTATCAGTGATCACTCTGAATTTGCGTCATTGTGGGATGTCTTTATAGATGAGCCTCACCGCGGCAAGGGGGTTGGCCAGGCTTTGCTCAAGTATATCTTCGAGCATACCCGGCTGAGAGGGATTTTCCGCTGGTTCCTGATGACTGAAGACGCCCACGGTCTTTACCAAAAGTTTGACTTCAAGACGGAAATTTATAATCCCTATATCATGATGAAAGTGAATCTGAGTTAA
- a CDS encoding RT0821/Lpp0805 family surface protein, translating into MKKMFTAFVVLLCSISLLGCQNMSKQDVGVLSGGVAGGLIGSTVGKGSGQILAIAAGTIAGAIIGGSIGKSMDDTDRLKMNRALDNNPVGKPAYWHNADSGAAYEVVPTKNVTVGGNEYCREYRTVANIAGKKQQMYGTACRQPDGTWQAVS; encoded by the coding sequence ATGAAAAAAATGTTTACAGCGTTTGTTGTGTTGCTTTGTTCCATCAGCCTGTTAGGGTGTCAAAACATGTCCAAACAGGATGTGGGCGTGCTGTCAGGCGGTGTGGCCGGCGGCTTGATCGGCAGCACGGTTGGCAAGGGAAGCGGACAGATATTAGCGATCGCGGCTGGCACTATCGCCGGCGCCATTATCGGCGGCTCCATAGGTAAAAGCATGGATGATACCGACAGATTAAAGATGAACAGGGCACTGGATAATAACCCGGTCGGCAAACCCGCCTACTGGCATAATGCGGACTCTGGCGCAGCTTATGAAGTCGTTCCCACCAAGAATGTGACTGTGGGCGGCAACGAGTATTGCCGTGAATACCGCACCGTTGCAAATATCGCAGGCAAGAAACAGCAAATGTACGGCACGGCCTGCCGTCAGCCGGACGGCACCTGGCAAGCTGTCAGCTAA